Genomic DNA from Echeneis naucrates chromosome 23, fEcheNa1.1, whole genome shotgun sequence:
GGAGTCAAGGACAGCTATACAGATTTCCACATAGACTTCGGAGGCACCTCGGTCTGGTATCATGTTCTCTGGGTAAGTGTGGCCGTTCGAAGGAGTCATATGTGTCACACAGACACGTTCCAGTGCAAAGTaactgtctgtttgttgttaaaACAAAAGCTAAGCTGCCCTTGCATTAGTCAAGCTCTGTGAGCTCCACAGGGTTTGTGTATAATGGGGGTATTTAGGGTAGGCAGTCATGGCAGATTAGCTAGCACTTGCTGCTGTGCCACCACTGTGCCACTGCTGATGAAGgtgtgaaattaatttcatataGGTAGCTGCTTGAGGGTGTtaataacaacagcagcatcaacacAACTGCCATGCtcaaacatcacaacaaagGAGTCTCGTCCATGTGCGCCAGCTGCTAACTCCTCTTGGTCTGCTCTGCAGGGTGAGAAGATCTTCTACCTGATCAAGCCCACTCCTGCCAACCTTGCACTATATGAGGCATGGAGCTCCTCGCCCAATCAGAGTGAAGTGTTCTTTGGGGAAAAAGTGGAGAAGTGCTACAAGTGTGTTGTGCCCCAGGGAACAACCCTGCTCATCCCTACAGGTCTGTAATTATCTTTTATGCGGCACTGTTATTTTTAGGGCCCTTTGACACCTGGAGTTCTGTTCATTTCTTCTTGACCAAAGTGGCGAGCATGAAACattctactttttatttttcattaggTTTGTGTTCTCTCTGGctttgcacacacaaagaaagagctGTCCATCTCTCTGATCAGTGCATCATGAGGCCCTGTATAAAGGAATCAAATAAAAGTGGCTGTCAACAGAACAGCTGATGAAAGAATAACTGGAGACAGTTAATGACAGAGGCGATAGTTTGCTCCCTGTACAATCTGTGCTTAGCAGAAGGATTTAACGATAGTTCACCGTTTGACTTCAGACTAAAGTCACATATCTGTGGCTGGTCAATTTTCAGTCACACTGCATCAGAGTCTGCTTGGAAACAGACTCAGACACTCTTCAGATGGTCTTGGTTCATTCTTTTGGCCTGATCTTATGGGCAATTTTCTCAGTAGCCCACAGGAACCACACAAACCCAAGTGTGTATGAAATCCACCGAACCGGCTTAGTGTAAAAGCACTCTTTGTGGTGTCCGAGCACAATAAATTTCACACACTGTGACATTCTGCTATTTGTGTCAGTGGTGATGTATCATTGCAGTTGTCGAGCCAGGCTAGCTGTTGTTCACAGCTGATGTGTTGTCTACATTTGTTTCCCTTTTCACatacatttaaaagcaaaaataatcatGTTTCCCGTGATTACTGCCAGGAAAATACAGGCTACTTGAAAGTCCTCTGTCATTGCCAGGGGAAAATAACAGAGGGGGAATTTCTTTCTGAGGAGCAACCCAAACAGTTCATAATGATCATAATTATAATGGATAAATGAAGAGAAGCAGAGCTCATGTGTAATATGATGAAAGATGCCGTGATGTTGGGAATCACATCTTTCTCCTGCATGTGACTTTACAATTTTAGGTTTCTTCAACCCGAAATGTTATCGTTGTTAATTACAAGTTTTGTTTGAGGGTAAAAACGAAAAGATGTCATTTGCACACTATGACATAGTTTCACCCAAGTGACGTTAATGTTTGTCGTCATACTATTGTCCATTCGTCAGTCTTTCAATGGACTTTTTAAGCCGTTGGAGTTCCTTCGCCACCCCCCTGCCCCCACATCCAGACAGACAAAGCTCAGTTTCACCCCATCAACTGCTGGACGTCCCCAATCAGTCTTGTGCAGCCCTGCCTTCTCAGCAGTCTGAAGCAGAATTGTAAAAGGGAGCTTTTGGCAGAGAGGTTGTGTGGAGAGGTGGGAATTAAGTGGGGGTCAGAGAGCACAGTAGGTCAGTGAGCTAGTGCATTATCAGGCCTGTCTATCAGCCTTGCACCAAAACCCCCCATGCAGACTCTGCTTTCTCACTTTGTTGTATAAAGAAGGCTGTTTATCTGAGGGGGGAACTCGTTATTTCATAGACAACCTTTCAAGAGACGATCTTTGTCTAAGTCTGACTGGAGGACAAGTTGAAAATGCAAAACCTCTGTgctggtgcaaaaaaaaaaaaaaaaaattcaaaacacattttcagacagACCCATTTGCCAGGTCttatgtgaacttttttttattaatgaattttttttggggggggggggggggggggtttgtgcGGTTCCCTCAAAAATGTTGAGTTGTGTCAAGTTTGTCAGTGGATGAGATGTTAATGTTGGTGCTCTGGGGCCCCCTACAGGCTGGATCCATGCTGTTCTCACCTCTCAGGATTGCATGGCTTTTGGAGGGAACTTCCTTCACAACCTCAATATTGGCATGCAGCTCAGGTAAACGGctcaaataatattttttttcactgcttttaTCTTTGTTACTTTGTAACTAAGttcttctgtattttttgtgttcACTGACAGGTGTTATGAAATGGAACGTCGTCTAAAAACCCCAGACCTCTTTAAGTTTCCATATTTTGAGGCCATCTGTTGGTATGTGGCCAAAAACCTCCTGGAAATGCTTAAAGGTGAGAGTCAGAGTATTGAATGTAAGGGCGCAGATGTCATATTAGATCggtcagaaaaataaacagtaacaGGAAAATAACTCTTTCAATCCCAGTAATGtttggtgcatttttttttttttttagctgtttcaCTGTCGCTACATTCTTACAATTTTATTTAGTGACATTACAAAAAGATGTATCTTCATGGGGATATCAGTCCTAGTGTGGTTACTAATTCTACagacatttcattgttttgttttgttttttttttccttcttctcagaGCTACGGGAGGACAGTTGTCCACCACCAACCTACCTAGTGGAGGGAGTCAAGGCTTTAATCGGTGCACTGAAAACCTGGCTGAAGAGAGAAGTGAGAGTTTGCCACATTGTTCTAGTGGTCATGTCCCTCTTTTTCCAATAATATAGTTCACATGGTTACTGTTACACAACAGCTTCGACTGGATGTGTGTCAGTGGTCAAGGGGCAGACTGCTCCCTGTCCATCTCTCCGGTTTGAATGTAGTCTGTTGTGGCTTTGCAGGTGACTGAGCCCACCAGTGAGGTGCCGGATAATATCAGGCCCAACCATCTCATGAAAGAGCTGACCAAGGAAATCCGCTACGTGGAGGTAcgtgaggaggagaagaaacaggagAGAGTTGAACTGCATTTGAAACACATTATCTGTCCATCTTGTTGGACCTGCAAATCTTTAAAGgactttttttaataaacattgaCCCTACAGGAGGAACCAGTCAGCGGTAGCAAGCCAGTGAAATCTCAGGGAAGTGGGTGCGGAGTAGCATCTGGATCGAACGGCTGTGCGGCCACTCGCTCCACACTGGAGAGGTTGTGCCAGGCCCGGCGGGCGAGAAGAGCTGCCAGACGGTTGAGGGAGCAGCAGCGCCATGCTCCCAAAGTGCCCTCCAATCTGGACATCTTAGAGCAGCACACCAGGGAGGTGCTGAAGAGGCTTGAGGTGGGACCGCTTGAGGAGGTGAGGACCAAGTaactaactaaccctaaccctaaatgtCTGGATTTACTGAGTTTGGGATgtcattgccttttttttttagtatcaaaaaatattttagaatagggttagggttagttccATTTGTTCCTGTTGAAGAGGATTGCATTATTTTGTAGATGGGcgataaaatatttaattggtTGTAAGTAAAGAATGATTCTGGTCTGTACCACTCAGGATCCGGCGTTTTGTGCAAAGGTTCATGGGAAGCTCAACAAAGTTTCAACTgcatcagcagctgctgcagcagagtctTTAGAGGACAACCACCTACGGCTGATGTTGGTCAACGGCAGAATCATCAGGTGAGAGCTCAGCTCtttcacaacacacaaatcTTTGTGCCTCTCTTTGATCAAGCCTGAGTGGTCATTTGCAGTTGTTTATGTTGTggaactaaaaataaaatgtttagatTTAACAGCATTAAAATCAATAATGCGTGGATTGTCTGCTTCATCTCCCAGAATTACTCCATCATgcaaacatgtttatttgtgtgtgcagagatATGAGGCGGCCAGCCAGCAGCCCggtgaagacagagagtgaaCGATCATCTGCTGGCCACAGTCCACCAAAGAGTTGTGTGGATGTGAAGTCAGAGAGGACACAGGACGGTGAAGAGCAGCACAGCTTGGTCGAGAAACCCACGCTCCTCAGTAAGTCAACAGAGGTGGTGCTTATTAAAACCAGCATTCAGCAGACAAAGTGTTGCCAACTGCCCGTTTTATTCATCACCTTTAAATGATATTGTGTTATGTTTTGCAGGGGGTCTGGAGAGGGTGAAGACTGAACTCAGGGACGAAGTCTCAGGACACTCCAGTGTGTCAGACGTGGAGTCAGACAGTGACTCTCCCACAGAGGTACGACAGCATTCACACTGAGCTGTCTGATGGCATCAAATGGCTGAGTTTATCACGAGGAGATCATCTTAATTAGTGCATTACATGTGATCTTAGCAGTACGAACACCGCAGCTTGTTGTGTGGGAACACATTCATCATGCTTTGATTActttaacattttcacaacTTATCTTTCCAACGCAGCATAAAgcatcatcgtcgtcgtcatcgtcATCCTCTTCTGATGAGGATTCAGAGAGTTCccgagaggaggaggaggaggaagaggaggaggagggtgagagaggatCATCTCAGCAAAAAGGCTCAGGGCACACCATAGAGCTGGACCAGTCTGGCCAGAAActcaggcacaaacacaaaccactcAAACGGTGAGATGTGCTGCGTCAGTTCAACAAGATCCTTCAATGTGCACTCAGAGGGAGTAAATAATCAACTCTTCTCCTTCCTGCAGAGACCGTCCTACCTCACCCAGCACAGAAGAGGCCATTCAGGGGATGCTGTCTATGGCTGGTCTGCTGTGCTCCCCCAAGCCAGAGAAGGTAGCCTCGTCCCAGGAGCCCTGGTGGTCCAGTCCGAACCAGTGCTCACGGCTGGAACACAGGGAGGCGCCGCAACACCAGCGCCGACTGCAGGGGGACAAGAGCCCGATGGACAGCCAgggcaacagcagcagtgaggccTGGGACAATCAGGGGCTGCCCAGCCCAGAGATGGACTACCAGTACTGTGACCCCTCAATGTCTCCTCCGCTGCACCCCTCCAAGAGACAcgcccccaaccccccacccatCAGCAATCAGGCCACGAAAGGTTTGgaacactttttgtttttcatcagtaagaaatgtcaaaatattaaaTGGACTAAATGAGAATTTCAGGAGAAAAGGATGAACTCATCAATAATGTAAAGAATGGTTTGTCGCAGTAAACATGGACTgcaaacatttagtttttgttacCGTTCTTGTTTGCTCTCTGTTTCATTAacctcctgtttgtgttttatccccccccccccccccctttcctcaGGCAAACGGCCCAAAAAAGGAATGGCTACAGCCAAGCAGAGACTGGGGAAGATCCTGAAACTCAACAGACACAGTCGAGTCTTTGTGTAACGCTCCAAAAGACATCAGAGGCAGAAAAGAAGATGGGGATGTATtcttgaaggggaaaaaaaacatttgtgtatttgttacCAGACACTTTTGGGCTGTAGAAATTGGGAAAGgggtttttagaaaaaaaaaaaaaaaagaaagaaaaaacagactgcCTGGAGACGACCACAACTGAACGAACCTTGACACGTGAAACACGCTCACTGTGCATGCTTAGGAGACAGGGTATTGGACTTGAAAGGAGCAAGTGCACGACTTCACTACAAGCACActaaagaataaaacagaaaaggagctTCGCAGAGGACGAGCAtgttattacattttctgctgcagggaAAGGTGGACTGAAGCTCCTGGGGCATTCAAATGGACAAAGTTTACTGTAGGAGGTctaccaaacaaacaaacaaaaaaaaaaaaacaaaacgcttgCTTTGCCACGGAGACAGCAAAGAGAGTTACTGCTTCTGATGCCAAGATCATCTGCATCACATTTACTAACATGTCCTCCCCCCCTGCCCACATGAGCTTCACTGCTATCCAACAGGATGGGGGGAAAGGTGAAAGGGAGCGGTATCTCACACAGGGtcttcattttcactttgaccCCTGGGAGGAAACAAGGTGCTAAAGAGGAGAAGGAGTCAGCAGTGTTGGCGGTGAACAGGAATTTCAAAATGGTGCTTATTGTTTGTACTTTTCTCCGCTCATGCttgtccctccctcccctccctttaTTTCAATCACACCAGCAATAATGACTGAGGAGAGAGGTAAGAGCGAGAGGCAGCACTTTGGTGCATCCTTCCCTTACAGTtccttggatttttttttttttttttttgtagaaaagTCTACAAAGCTGCATCACAGGCATGCTAAATATTCTGTAAAACTGCACTGTTTGATCAtttgggtggggtggggtcTTTATCTCTCTGGGCAGTTCTGGCTGAAGGGAAGCTGCTCAGAGTGCTGCCTCCTAGTGACTGCTTGTAATAGGAATTACaagttgttcattttaaaagaaaaaaatgaaaatgacaaatgactcATGTTATCCTACttaatttatttctcattttatgtgatgttaatttttttcttaaatgtgttatttttatggGTTCTGAatgatgtatttattaattgaaagagatgattttattttattttgacccTAAAAACCTCAGTTATCCTGAGGGGgggcatttttttccttcacggggttcttctctttttttatctttaacacATACTTTTTTGTAAATGTGGATGTTTTAGAGTTCATGTGATCATCTGTTCCGTAGCAGTTTACCTACACAACTTTTATTCCTTTGATTCTGTCACTGCTCCTTTCCCACCCAGGTGAATAGATCCTGTTGATTCTTGTCTTCTCGCTGTAGCCGGGGGTTTGGCTATTTGTGAAGACACTGGGTTAGGTCGAGAAATGTCAGCTTCCAAATCTACACCTGAGCTTTCTTCAACTAGTGCCACTTATCATTTAGCAAAAAAAAGAGTAATCTGAGCCACTGTGGTCGATCCAAAGTAGTTGATGTATTCAGAAGTGAACGTTTGAGGAACTTAAATGGGATGagtgagtttttttgtttttttttaaatatcaatgCTGATGTGAGATGTTTTTGCTCGGGGTGTGCAGTTCTTCACTCTCAGGGAATGATGCCATGGACATAACCTTCGATTAACCACCAGCCACGTCATGGATGCAGACAGGATTTTCTCAGCACTTGCTCAAGACTTTAGCTTCACCTCCTGTGTCAGAGTTGGTGAGCTTTGCTTTcaattttttcctcattgtgcaaaagaaaaagtatttcaTGGTTTTTAAGGATGAGCTTTTACCGGTCAGTTGTACCTTTACAACTTCTGTTAACAGGAATTTGGTATTGTCCCCCACTGCTTCCTCACACACTTCCAGCTCAGTGTTACACAACACACCCATATTAAGTTGACCCCAAAATGAGTTCACCCAGGCTAACTGTTGCCAAGTAGCTTTAAGACCACTCATTTGACAGCAAGAAAGCTTTGCTCAGGTTGAGTTGTAGTTGACTGTGATCAATCACTTGGCCCTGATGTGGCATTTCTCATAATcctaacaaagaaaaaatttaGTGGTAATCATTAGCAGACTGATCACACcaccactctttttttttttttttacactacaCTTTAACCTTTGAACTCTTTGCATGTCAAGTCATTGAAAACACAAGCTGGCCCGCAGGCAGGGTTTGTTATAAGCTGTAGTATTCACCGTGCAGGATCTGTCCCCTTTTGCTTTTATATGCAGCTCTCTTGCCATTTGTGTTCTGTGCGTTGGTTCttgccatgttttatttttcctcagttttaaatggcttatgatttaaaatatacaaacactGGCTAACTGTGACACTGTTAATGCattacattttgtttctgcatttcAAAAATTGCgtgtaaataaaactaatgaaataatgtttgtctctttttgtaattagatttttataaaaatttgcCTAAATATAGATGGACAGTGTCAACGTTGGCTCCAACATGTACACCGTATTACATGAATGACAAAAGTTTAACTTAAAGATAATTTTATTGGTCTATGTACAATAGTGACTTTCCTGTGAGGAGCCTGAAGATTTCCACAAAGCCTTGCACAGCAGCATGAACTCCTGCTGATCtacaaacaggagaaaatagGATGTTACAAAAACATCATGCTCAGCATATTAGATACTCATTGTTTCTTACATTTATAGTGATGAGCAGATGGCAAAGAAACATGGTTATAATGCCACAGTTTCAAACTCCAGCCTCCAAAGATCACAAGGTCAAACCAAGACCTAAACAAAGTTTTACACAACCTTAAAAGATGATGGGACAATTACATGTGTTAAAACTGCTTTTTGTGTCCCTAATAAACTGGTAACTTAGTGTAAAAATGGTAATGCAAAGCACCATCCTTCTTATACTGAAGCATAATAAGTACAAACTGATCAGATTCTAACAGTAACAAAGCAGCTTCACATCCACAACGCCAACTGATTAGAAAGCAAAAAGCCCTCAACTCTCCAGCAGCAGTGAGGCTGACACCTGCTTTACATCAATGCGCTCCATTTGAACCATTGACTGAGTTTCTGCATCAAACTGTTCAGAACCTGAATGTTGCTGACAACCAGGAAACGTCCTACCTTCTGTAGCCAGTTTATTATTATGTACTGCTAGGCTCAGCTAATGTCGGGCACCACTGCTGAATCGGGAAAAATGGACACACCATTAGCACCTCAGCTATTAAACTCGCTGATTGTGAGGAAAATCTGGCAGCTTTGGACACAACAGTTGCCATTTGATGTATATAAATCTATAAAAGACAACACTAAGCATCGACATTGAGCCGATGGGCCGGTTTCCcaagaacaaaaccaaaaatgagACTAGTCACCCAAAGATCcttgaagaaaaataagaaaatcacCTCATTCCTCGTCATCTGGTGGGATTCCCAGCTCCTCGTCTGTCCATGTGGAAGCATCAGGCCAAGGGAAGTGACCCTGGAGGAAACGGAAGAACGATAAGTTCTCATTTCCACAAGACATCCTCAGGCTGCCGCCGCCCCGGTCTGGACCGTGTGTACAACATGTTCACCTACCAGGACTGCATCAGGATCGTGCCAACAGTGCCAAAGGATCCAGAACCACATGGCTCCGCTGATGAGCTCCGACTGGAAGACCTGGTTCTTCGTCAGCTGAGGATATTGCCTGTACTGCGGCTCAATGTGCGGACCACCGCTACCACTGCGGCGTTGAAggggaaaaggggaaaacagaCTTAAAATGCAGGCCATTGCGTACAAGAATGTCTGTGATTTACGAATGTGGTGTTTTCTCTGCGGTCTACCGATGCTAGCTAGCTGTTCGTGGCTAACGCTAACAGCTAAGATGGTAGCGCCACTTACTTTCGGATCGGTGTCCTCTGCGGGCCCCGTCGAAGCAGCCGGCTGCCGGTCCGGAGGACTCCCAGCACCCTTCCCAAAGAAGACATGCTCGCCTACCGAGCAAGCGACCCCgcttttttgtgttatttactCGATTTTTTTAAGAGGAATATCTTTCATCGACGAAAAGTCACCTTCTCCGGTGGTCAATAAACGACCTCCCAGCAACGTCAACTGTGATTGGACAGAAAGTGGCCACTGAGGTTGATCCTCTGCGCTGATTGGTTAAAGGAAAGCTCCATAGATAGAACATGGCGCCCCCCGGTGGCACCGGTGGGCTTTCCTGGTTTGTTTAATTAGAAACATTCCTGCAAATTTAAAAACGTCAACATGAGTTGATTTGATGAAATAGAATCAGCTGATAGTTTCTGCATAATGTATTTAATTGAGAGAAAGGCGCTCCCCAAATGATGA
This window encodes:
- the kdm7aa gene encoding lysine-specific demethylase 7A, translating into MAAAPLYCVCRQPYDVSRFMIECDICKDWFHGSCVQVEEHHAVDIDVYHCPNCDVVHGPSLMKKRNNWHRHDYTEPDDGSKPVQAGTPVFIKELQNRIFASGEEILIRMKGEQVTPRYLERHGFNYPIGVTEMEALGLKLPAPTFSVKDVEQYVGGDKVIDVIDVARQADSKMKLSEFIKYFTKSHRPKVLNLISLEFSDTKMSELVEVPDVAQKMSWVENYWPDDSFFPKPFVQKYCLMGVKDSYTDFHIDFGGTSVWYHVLWGEKIFYLIKPTPANLALYEAWSSSPNQSEVFFGEKVEKCYKCVVPQGTTLLIPTGWIHAVLTSQDCMAFGGNFLHNLNIGMQLRCYEMERRLKTPDLFKFPYFEAICWYVAKNLLEMLKELREDSCPPPTYLVEGVKALIGALKTWLKREVTEPTSEVPDNIRPNHLMKELTKEIRYVEEEPVSGSKPVKSQGSGCGVASGSNGCAATRSTLERLCQARRARRAARRLREQQRHAPKVPSNLDILEQHTREVLKRLEVGPLEEDPAFCAKVHGKLNKVSTASAAAAAESLEDNHLRLMLVNGRIIRDMRRPASSPVKTESERSSAGHSPPKSCVDVKSERTQDGEEQHSLVEKPTLLRGLERVKTELRDEVSGHSSVSDVESDSDSPTEHKASSSSSSSSSSDEDSESSREEEEEEEEEEGERGSSQQKGSGHTIELDQSGQKLRHKHKPLKRDRPTSPSTEEAIQGMLSMAGLLCSPKPEKVASSQEPWWSSPNQCSRLEHREAPQHQRRLQGDKSPMDSQGNSSSEAWDNQGLPSPEMDYQYCDPSMSPPLHPSKRHAPNPPPISNQATKGKRPKKGMATAKQRLGKILKLNRHSRVFV
- the ndufb2 gene encoding NADH dehydrogenase [ubiquinone] 1 beta subcomplex subunit 2, mitochondrial, which gives rise to MSSLGRVLGVLRTGSRLLRRGPQRTPIRNGSGGPHIEPQYRQYPQLTKNQVFQSELISGAMWFWILWHCWHDPDAVLGHFPWPDASTWTDEELGIPPDDEE